A window of Pirellula sp. SH-Sr6A contains these coding sequences:
- a CDS encoding DNA gyrase inhibitor YacG — protein sequence MKPSNKNVRCPTCDKPFVPDPQSAVMPFCSERCKLADLHRWMKEDIGIPHGSSEPEDQEDEAPSPPMSPREWRFD from the coding sequence ATGAAACCGAGCAATAAGAACGTTCGCTGCCCCACGTGCGACAAACCCTTTGTCCCGGATCCCCAATCCGCGGTGATGCCCTTTTGTTCCGAGCGGTGCAAACTGGCTGACTTGCATCGCTGGATGAAGGAAGACATCGGTATCCCACACGGCAGTTCAGAGCCCGAGGATCAAGAAGACGAGGCGCCATCCCCTCCCATGTCGCCACGGGAGTGGCGTTTTGATTGA
- a CDS encoding threonine/serine dehydratase, whose amino-acid sequence MNIVATWDDIVTAEKRIRPILSPAPLIRSYALERALGLPTHRRVWIKDYGWTPVGSFKVLGALNWTACHLSDLTDRPITAHSSGNFASGLSFASQQFGKRAIIVMPETAPRVKFELTQRFGAEIRTYDITTDHLTGTRDRMAKEIAEQEDALQASPYDDNHVIAGNGVGGLEIARSMQQEGRAPSHFVCAVSGGGLMAGHALAMKHEFPGVQVIAVEPSGANDFLQSMEAGERVRVAAPQSICDGLLSYDVGVHNWPILRRDVDRCAAISDDDTKRAMKWLWDHHGLRSEPSGAITTAALLHASIDWSGDGDVVVVLSGRNVDDAAFERYCLEGTI is encoded by the coding sequence GTGAACATTGTCGCGACTTGGGATGATATCGTTACTGCGGAGAAACGTATCCGTCCGATTCTCTCTCCCGCCCCGCTCATCCGCTCCTACGCGTTGGAACGAGCATTGGGCCTTCCTACGCATCGACGGGTTTGGATCAAAGACTATGGCTGGACGCCCGTCGGATCCTTTAAAGTCCTTGGGGCGCTCAACTGGACCGCTTGCCATCTTTCCGATCTAACAGATCGTCCGATCACGGCACATTCCTCCGGCAACTTTGCTTCTGGACTATCCTTCGCCTCGCAGCAGTTTGGAAAGCGAGCGATCATCGTCATGCCAGAGACAGCGCCTCGCGTGAAATTCGAGTTGACGCAGCGATTCGGTGCAGAGATTCGAACCTATGACATCACCACCGACCATTTGACGGGTACCCGCGATCGGATGGCTAAGGAGATCGCCGAACAAGAGGATGCACTGCAGGCATCTCCTTATGACGACAACCATGTCATCGCCGGGAACGGTGTCGGTGGCTTAGAGATCGCTCGCTCGATGCAGCAGGAGGGCCGCGCCCCGTCCCACTTTGTTTGCGCCGTGAGCGGCGGAGGATTGATGGCAGGTCACGCGTTGGCCATGAAGCATGAATTCCCCGGCGTACAAGTCATCGCGGTCGAACCCTCCGGTGCAAACGATTTCCTGCAATCCATGGAAGCAGGTGAACGCGTTCGTGTCGCGGCTCCACAAAGCATTTGCGATGGCCTCCTCTCCTACGATGTCGGAGTCCACAACTGGCCCATTCTTCGGCGCGATGTCGATCGATGTGCTGCGATTTCGGACGACGATACCAAACGGGCCATGAAGTGGCTGTGGGACCATCATGGCCTCCGGTCCGAGCCGTCCGGCGCGATCACCACCGCCGCCCTTCTGCACGCGTCAATCGACTGGAGCGGAGATGGCGATGTCGTCGTGGTTTTGAGTGGACGCAATGTGGACGACGCGGCGTTTGAACGATACTGTCTCGAGGGAACGATCTGA
- a CDS encoding serine hydrolase, translated as MSTYPMKIAAHRRFSFCLIHLTLSWMSSWLLLASPTACCFAQETSPAIAAIEQQRGRKTLLQCNEDERNTRIQRFRAYAETALDGWPVPGFSIGIVQDGKVLFAEGFGVRTPSNSEAVDGDTLFAIASNSKAFTAAALAILVDEKKLHWDDRVQEHLPSFRLFDPYVSSDMRVVDLLCHRSGLGTFSGDLLWYGTPYTPEEILARCRHLPQAGPFRSHYGYSNVMYLAAGLIVEKVGQKPWGEFIQERILEPLHMKRSVTSTTKLASMTNIASPHKNTEGGIEEIPWMNWDSMAAAGGIISSARDMSQWMILQLNEGEWKGKPIFSKESSDAMWQPRTIIPVSAASKKRIPQTHFRSYALGWGLADYRGKQLVSHGGGYDGMYSHQILIPEEKFGVIVLTNSMTSLPDSLAYRAVDMALGAPDRDWSEENLKRYSDSRKEFYDRIREVVTPKVPNTNPSHPLEAYSGVFRCPLLGDAKVTVESEHLVLQIQANPNMVADLEPIHYDTFRIKWRNKFAWYDDGAILFIPNATGELVELKLDVPNDDLWFHELQFRRVPE; from the coding sequence ATGAGCACGTATCCGATGAAGATTGCTGCCCACCGGCGATTCTCTTTTTGCTTGATCCACCTCACTCTGTCTTGGATGAGCAGTTGGTTGTTGCTCGCGAGCCCGACTGCTTGCTGCTTCGCACAAGAGACTTCCCCTGCGATTGCGGCTATCGAACAACAACGGGGGAGAAAAACCTTATTGCAATGCAATGAGGATGAGAGAAACACGCGAATCCAACGATTTCGCGCCTATGCAGAAACGGCGCTCGATGGTTGGCCGGTCCCCGGATTCTCGATTGGGATCGTCCAAGACGGGAAGGTGCTCTTTGCGGAAGGATTCGGTGTTCGCACTCCATCGAACTCCGAGGCTGTGGATGGCGATACCCTCTTCGCGATTGCATCGAACTCCAAAGCGTTTACCGCCGCTGCGTTGGCGATCCTCGTCGACGAAAAGAAACTTCATTGGGATGATCGCGTTCAAGAACATTTGCCTTCCTTCCGTTTGTTCGATCCTTATGTCAGCAGCGATATGCGAGTCGTGGATTTGCTTTGCCATCGAAGCGGACTCGGGACCTTTAGCGGCGACTTGCTCTGGTACGGCACACCCTACACGCCAGAAGAAATCCTCGCTCGATGCCGGCATCTTCCTCAGGCGGGGCCCTTTCGTTCGCACTATGGCTACTCGAATGTTATGTACTTGGCAGCAGGATTGATCGTCGAGAAGGTCGGACAGAAGCCTTGGGGCGAATTCATTCAGGAACGGATTCTCGAACCACTCCACATGAAGCGAAGCGTAACATCCACCACCAAGCTCGCATCCATGACCAACATCGCATCCCCACATAAAAACACGGAAGGCGGCATCGAGGAGATTCCTTGGATGAATTGGGATTCGATGGCGGCAGCGGGAGGAATCATCTCCAGTGCGCGAGACATGTCGCAATGGATGATCCTGCAATTGAATGAAGGGGAATGGAAAGGGAAGCCCATATTCTCTAAGGAATCGTCGGATGCTATGTGGCAACCGAGGACCATCATTCCCGTCTCGGCTGCATCCAAGAAACGAATTCCGCAAACCCACTTCCGATCCTATGCCTTGGGATGGGGGCTCGCTGACTACCGAGGCAAGCAATTGGTTAGCCATGGAGGAGGATACGATGGAATGTACTCTCACCAGATCCTGATCCCCGAAGAAAAATTCGGAGTGATCGTTCTGACCAATAGCATGACCTCCCTCCCTGACTCGTTAGCCTATCGCGCCGTCGATATGGCACTCGGCGCCCCCGACCGCGACTGGAGTGAGGAGAACCTGAAGAGATACAGCGATTCTCGCAAGGAGTTTTACGATCGCATTCGGGAGGTGGTTACGCCGAAAGTTCCCAACACCAATCCAAGTCACCCGCTGGAGGCTTACTCGGGAGTGTTTCGTTGCCCGCTCTTGGGGGATGCGAAAGTTACCGTGGAATCCGAGCACTTGGTCCTCCAGATTCAGGCCAATCCGAACATGGTGGCTGATCTGGAGCCCATCCATTACGACACATTCCGAATCAAGTGGCGGAACAAGTTCGCTTGGTACGACGATGGGGCCATTCTCTTTATCCCCAACGCGACTGGCGAGCTAGTCGAATTGAAGCTCGATGTGCCCAACGACGATCTTTGGTTTCACGAACTGCAATTCCGTCGCGTTCCAGAGTGA
- a CDS encoding M20 family metallopeptidase: protein MASKRLELIDTLSRLIEINSVNASYEGGPGEFELACWIEAFVRSRGLHCERQPVIPACDSHDERFNVIARLPGRRSDACFLLEAHMDTVSVEGMEIPPFAPTEQAGHLYGRGACDTKGGLAAMLCAFADFAESHPMPPVDVVMACVVDEEYSFQGVSRLCERLQATGVQGIGAIVAEPTELRIVTASKGVLRWKVVTHGVAAHSAKCHLGINAIYPMAQILRFFEEEQQRLTNGESHPLLGPASINVGCIHGGVQVNFVPDRCEIEIDRRLLPGEDPHEVWEGTGHRLRERLGNLSGIRLEIMPPYLVDAAWSVPHEESFVEQCRRAAQSSGLNASPLGVPFGSDASKLGRAGVPTIIFGPGSIDQAHSAVEFVAISQVEQAYQYYLQVMKRIAGDGTKG from the coding sequence ATGGCATCGAAGCGCCTGGAACTGATCGACACCCTTTCTCGCTTGATCGAGATCAACAGCGTCAACGCCTCGTACGAGGGAGGCCCCGGTGAATTCGAGTTGGCGTGCTGGATCGAAGCATTCGTGCGGTCGCGAGGGCTGCACTGCGAACGACAACCGGTGATTCCGGCATGCGATTCGCATGATGAACGATTCAACGTGATAGCTCGATTGCCTGGCCGCCGATCGGATGCGTGCTTCCTCTTGGAAGCCCACATGGACACCGTCTCTGTCGAAGGAATGGAGATTCCTCCCTTTGCACCGACAGAACAAGCCGGTCACCTTTATGGTCGCGGCGCCTGCGACACCAAAGGTGGATTGGCTGCGATGCTCTGCGCCTTCGCCGATTTTGCAGAATCACACCCGATGCCTCCGGTCGATGTGGTCATGGCGTGCGTGGTCGATGAAGAGTATTCGTTTCAAGGCGTCTCGCGACTGTGTGAAAGGCTGCAAGCCACCGGAGTGCAAGGCATCGGAGCCATCGTGGCAGAGCCGACCGAGCTGAGGATTGTCACCGCCAGCAAGGGGGTGTTGCGTTGGAAGGTGGTGACCCATGGCGTCGCCGCCCATAGCGCGAAATGCCACTTGGGCATCAACGCGATCTATCCTATGGCACAGATACTTCGCTTCTTTGAAGAAGAGCAGCAGCGACTCACCAACGGTGAATCGCATCCGCTGCTGGGTCCTGCTTCCATCAACGTGGGATGCATCCATGGGGGCGTGCAAGTCAACTTTGTTCCCGATCGATGCGAGATTGAGATCGATCGACGATTGCTTCCCGGTGAAGACCCACACGAAGTTTGGGAGGGAACGGGGCACCGGCTGCGAGAGCGTCTGGGCAATTTATCCGGCATTCGGCTCGAGATCATGCCTCCCTATCTGGTCGATGCCGCGTGGTCGGTTCCGCACGAGGAGTCCTTTGTCGAACAATGCCGGCGAGCAGCGCAAAGTTCGGGCTTGAACGCGTCCCCACTAGGCGTCCCTTTTGGGAGCGATGCGAGCAAATTGGGACGAGCGGGCGTCCCCACCATCATCTTCGGGCCTGGTTCGATCGATCAAGCTCACTCGGCAGTCGAGTTTGTTGCCATATCCCAAGTGGAGCAGGCTTATCAGTATTACCTGCAGGTGATGAAGCGGATCGCGGGGGACGGAACCAAGGGCTAG